GGCGCGCTGGAGGCGGAACTATTCGTGGCCACCGCACCCGACTGCCCGGTGAACGTGCAGTGGGTGGACCTGTTGCTGGAATCGGCCCGGCGCCTGGGCAACGCACCGGTGGCGGGCTATCGCGTCAACCATGTGCCCGGCATGGCCGAACTGCTCGACGCCACCGGCTGCTCCGTGGACCCCGGGATGCCCCCCGTGCCTGGCCGGGTGATCCTGATGCCGCTGCGCACCGGCACCGAAGCCATGGGGGCGCTGGCCATCCTGACCGACGGCACCCAGACCATGGGCAAGGACCAGGCCCAGGCGCTGGATTCGGCCATGAAGCACCTTGCCCTGGCGCTGAAGAACGCCATGGTCTACCGCGAGGTGAAGTTGCAGGCCGACCACGACGCCCTGACCCGGCTGCACAACCGCCGCAGCCTCGACGAGCGCCTGCGCACCGAGTTCGAACGGCACCGCCGCTACGGCCACTCCATGACCCTGCTGCTGCTGGACCTGGACCACTTCAAGGCCATCAACGATACTTACGGCCATCTTGCGGGCGATGCGGTGCTGCGCGAACTGGCCGACGTGCTGCGCCATTCCGTCCGCACCACGGATTTCGCTGCCCGCTACGGCGGCGAGGAATTCGTGGTCATCCTGCCGCATACGGAAGAAGCGCAGGGCCACATGCTGGCCGAACGGCTGCGCCACCGCATCGAGCAGTGCCGGGTGCAGCACCACGGGGTGCAGCTTTCCGCCACGGTGAGCATCGGCGTGGCGGGCTTTAGCCCCGGCGCCTTCGCCAATGTGGAGG
This genomic window from Nitratidesulfovibrio sp. SRB-5 contains:
- a CDS encoding sensor domain-containing diguanylate cyclase, producing the protein MKKTPQHTMWTMGLSEADAGLLAAHAGSDYRIIALPPGRAPSALEMERDDPCLFWLTSDAWTAIASQREGKSQHLDLVPRVLVLEPGYSREEIERALDSSFTDVIKPPLTRARVLDVLRRAVETRNLYHDILRMTREIFLEREMLARKNDTLSFLVTFLTRATESLDPAEILGKVREDLALLLPVTAVHGIFWPPVPEGGALEAELFVATAPDCPVNVQWVDLLLESARRLGNAPVAGYRVNHVPGMAELLDATGCSVDPGMPPVPGRVILMPLRTGTEAMGALAILTDGTQTMGKDQAQALDSAMKHLALALKNAMVYREVKLQADHDALTRLHNRRSLDERLRTEFERHRRYGHSMTLLLLDLDHFKAINDTYGHLAGDAVLRELADVLRHSVRTTDFAARYGGEEFVVILPHTEEAQGHMLAERLRHRIEQCRVQHHGVQLSATVSIGVAGFSPGAFANVEELVREADRALYLAKANGRNVVCTMSGCEDAKAAG